The Strix aluco isolate bStrAlu1 chromosome Z, bStrAlu1.hap1, whole genome shotgun sequence genome contains a region encoding:
- the SMN1 gene encoding survival motor neuron protein isoform X2, with product MADRVLFRRGTGQSDDSDVWDDTALIKAYDKAVASFKNALKNGECSEPSDRQEQRLGMKRKNNKRNRNRKKSNTVPSKQVTSPVNASGTRTWKVGDSCNAVWSEDGNLYLATIAAINQKRGTCVVTYTGYGNQEEQNLSDLLPPASDETNEDETLYSTDESEKSFQSYRNKSNCTRARFSPQNLRFPAAPAAGGLGRPGSKLGASPFFLSCWPPPFPAGPPLIPPPPPMRPDSPEEDEALGSMLIAWYMSGYHTGYYLGLKQSRMEAALEREMHAK from the exons aTGGCGGACAGGGTGCTGTTCCGGCGCGGGACCGGGCAG AGCGACGACTCGGACGTGTGGGACGACACGGCCCTCATCAAGGCGTACGACAAGGCGGTGGCCTCCTTCAAG AATGCTTTAAAGAACGGAGAGTGTTCTGAGCCTTCGGACAGACAGGAGCAGCGCCTGGggatgaagagaaaaaacaataaaaggaacagaaatagaaaaaagagcAACACAGTGCCTTCGAAACAGGTCACTTCGCCTGTAAATGCGAGTGGTACTCGTACT TGGAAAGTTGGTGACAGCTGTAATGCTGTTTGGTCTGAGGATGGTAATCTGTACCTAGCAACTATTGCCGCCATCAATCAGAAGAGAGGCACATGTGTTGTTACTTACACAGGATATGGAAATCAGGAGGAGCAGAACCTGTCTGATCTACTTCCTCCAGCCAGCGATGAAACA AATGAAGATGAGACTCTGTATTCAACAGATGAAAGTGAAAAATCTTTCCAGTCATATCGAAACAAAAGCAACTGCACAAGAGCAAGATTCTCCCCTCAAAACCTACGTTTtcctgcagcaccagcagccgGAGGCCTGGGAAGG CCTGGATCAAAACTCGGGGCATCTCCATTCTTTTTATCTTGCTGGCCCCCACCCTTCCCAGCAGGACCACCG TTGATTCCTCCTCCACCACCTATGAGGCCAGACTCTCCTGAGGAAGATGAAGCATTGGGAAGCATGTTGATAGCCTGGTACATGAGTGGTTATCACACTGGGTATTATCTG GGTTTAAAACAAAGTCGAATGGAAGCAGCACTGGAGAGAGAAATGCATGCAAAATAA
- the GTF2H2 gene encoding general transcription factor IIH subunit 2: MDDEPERTKRWEGGYERTWEILKEDESGSLKATIEDILFKAKRKRLCEHHGQVRLGMMRHLYVVVDGSRTMEDQDLKPNRLTCTLKLLEYFVEEYFDQNPISQIGLIVTKSKRAEKMTELSGNSKKHITALKKAVDMNCSGEPSLYNSLNLAMQTLKHMPGHTSREVLVVFSSLTTCDPANIYDLIKCLKAVKIRVSVIGLSAEVRVCTVLAQETGGTYHVILDESHYKELLMRHVSPPPASSSSECSLIRMGFPQHTIASLSDQDAKPSFSMAQLENNSEPSLTLGGYFCPQCRAKYCELPVECKICGLTLVSAPHLARSYHHLFPLDAFQEVPLEEYQGERCCQGCQGEMKDQNVYICKACQNAFCVECDLFVHDSLHCCPGCIHKHPAPVSV; this comes from the exons ATGGATGACGAACCGGAGCGGACCAAGCGCTGGGAAGGAGGCTACGAAAGAACATG GGAAATTCTTAAAGAAGATGAATCCGGATCGCTGAAGGCGACCATCGAGGACATCCTTTTCAAGGCAAAGAGGAAAAG ACTCTGTGAACACCATGGACAAGTTCGACTTGGAATG ATGCGTCACCTTTACGTGGTTGTTGATGGATCAAGAACTATGGAGGACCaagatttaaaaccaaacagaCTTACCTGCACTTTAAAG TTATTGGAATATTTTGTTGAAGAGTACTTTGACCAAAATCCTATTAGTCAG attggcTTAATTGTAACCAAGAGTAAAAGAGCTGAAAAAATGACAGAACTTTCAG GTAACTCAAAAAAGCACATAACTGCTCTGAAGAAAGCAGTGGATATGAACTGCAGTGGAGAGCCATCTCTATATAATTCCCTAAATTTGGCTATGCAGACCTTAAA GCACATGCCAGGACATACAAGCAGAGAGGTTTTGGTAGTCTTCAGCAGTCTGACAACGTGTGATCCAGCCAACATCTATGATCTAATAAAG tGTTTAAAAGCAGTTAAGATCAGAGTCTCTGTCATCGGTCTAAGTGCTGAAGTTCGAGTTTGTACAGTACTTGCCCAAGAAACTGGTG GAACATACCATGTTATTTTAGATGAAAGCCATTATAAGGAGCTGCTGATGCGTCATGTTAGTCCTCCACCTGCCAGTTCAAGTTCTGAGTGCTCCCTTATTCGAATGG gtttTCCTCAGCATACTATTGCTTCTCTGTCTGATCAAGATGCAAAGCCATCCTTTAGCATGGC GCAATTGGAAAACAACAGTGAGCCAAGTCTTACACTGGGTGGGTATTTCTGTCCCCAGTGCAGAGCCAAATACTGTGAACTTCCAGTGGAATGTAAAATCTGTG GTCTTACATTAGTGTCTGCACCTCACCTGGCTCGGTCTTACCATCACCTATTTCCTTTGGATGCCTTTCAGGAAGTTCCCCTGGAAGAATACCAGGGGGAACG GTGTTGTCAGGGCTGCCAGGGAGAAATGAAAGATCAAAAT GTTTACATATGTAAAGCGTGTCAGAATGCATTTTGCGTGGAATGCGATTTGTTTGTTCATGATTCTCTGCACTGCTGTCCTGGCTGTATTCACAAGCACCCTGCTCCTGTATCTGTATGA
- the NAIP gene encoding LOW QUALITY PROTEIN: baculoviral IAP repeat-containing protein 1 (The sequence of the model RefSeq protein was modified relative to this genomic sequence to represent the inferred CDS: inserted 11 bases in 7 codons; deleted 1 base in 1 codon; substituted 9 bases at 9 genomic stop codons), protein MSVKEDPTLETNDNKTHELHPSALQACFPHVAFDFHKFAKDTEAEFQEVHKQLQKSYNPTMRNEHNXKSFLSYTSHSSWSLTEMAAAGFYHTLVKSSVQWFCCGLVLFTIKFRCTPYKQHQKFCPTCGFVLGKEVGNISKYDICVQKLERNPAEYACRYCTEDASGWPFYARGTKPNSLARAGFFFTGKKDTVXCFACGGCVGNXKDGGDPRREHAKWFPKCEFLQSKKXNEEIKKYTETYSGFVGVVGKHFTASFIKKNYLLFGCKGDLILNIFENEGVQLDSXKTWPAEAHVEATALAKAGFFCIGEGDRVQCFNCAGCYRNXERSEDPVEEHATWFPESNCWEVSXRSLEEQPESLSQSVQQTPCKANLEEKASLQSVGADRTLVESQCLQEAKNLTEQLTKAHNDNSFSKLFSFGNANHLAMDLKLLCRILSVVSKDINDHSVQQLFLHEILANLNSTIVLEGGSEKTALFRKIAFLXASGCCPILNRYKFVFYLSLSYARSDQSMGDICNHPVGFVGPLTETTLRDVIQPLKKQVLFLLDEYSKMNSVPQIVKELTQMNVLFQHCLVVASLIPRHTNKMRKIRKYAQPLLSIAEFPLSSTGYVLKKLFYDIDLVEQLLFQLVLEKSMQTILKTPLFMVSLTAYWVQHPKHNIISYKAIFKAXHLLCHSLKYMKXKKHILAMFFSCGELALTSLSKPSFNFTECDLSKAGVDGDEAVRLGLLSKFTAQRLHSVYKFFHPLFQEFVAGRRLSELLVSDETEKLERGLQYLQQVNTFRKAAECYSFLLVYTCSFSSKAVPKTISYLFKLIDCKDSLESXSENDEHMQNNSDLPIRTFFIDQLSFIDPKLLLPVFIQYLLDSASSVVYESNTVTLCAPIIFQFLRSKGIFLSPFFITTKIXVVGFFQNYPESLSLLSSFQVAGQGSEHKQEFNISEIGACYSSLEMPTIDRXYAPAFTHFNDVAQKMKEXKKKFNSFFSLVQRHLPDSIVCPFLLTTGKMLLLKCTFSNISSFQEADLRNSMTLFSVSGYIELQLNKSPGSVEVIQPAIEQFKEIFKKCNLHHLNLRITEQELLLLMSFVECLKIDRKEMPELLFSNLDKFICLETVSECASQYENCSVFDTIPAGFINLCNMKKLLMSRMKLENCSRLIEFIKSFQDISVFHLDCSSYFNSEFLLAAISSCKKLTENKLTVSFLRDXDFLSLVAALPSFVSLKXLDLKSQYFDDKEACEIIGCLLSAAYNLGALNLEELMLPAGKGMKSAAKLSVEQCLHVLHLRCFSFILCLDDDSLLEIVEFAGETFKHEVTEVTASG, encoded by the exons atgtctgtCAAAGAGGACCCTACATTAGAGACCAATGACAATAAAACACATGAACTGCATCCTTCAGCATTGCAAGCTTGTTTCCCACATGTTGCCTTTGATTTCCACAAGTTTGCCAAAGATACAGAGGCAGAATTCCAAGAAGTCCATAAACAGCTGCAGAAGAGTTACAACCCTACCATGAGAAATGAACACAA GAAGTCCTTCTTGTCCTAtac atctCATTCATCATGGTCTTTGACAGAAATGGCAGCTGCTGGGTTTTATCACACACTTGTTAAATCCAGTGTGCAGTGGTTTTGCTGTGGATTAGTTTTATTTACCATAAAGTTTAGATGTACCCCGTACAAACAGCACCAGAAATTTTGTCCCACTTGTGGATTTGTCCTGGGCAAAGAGGTGGGTAATATTTCAAAGTACGACATATGTGTTCAGAAGTTGGAGAGGAACCCAGCAGAGTATGCCTGCAGGTACTGCACTGAGGACGCGAGCGGATGGCCGTTCTATGCCAGAGGAACAAAGCCCAATTCGCTTGCCAGAGCTGGGTTTTTCTTTACAG GCAAGAAAGACACAGTGTAGTGTTTTGCTTGTGGTGGATGTGTGGGAAATTAGAAAGATGGTGGTGATCCACGGAGAGAACATGCTAAATGGTTTCCCAA atgtgaaTTCCTtcaaagtaagaaataaaatgaggaaattaaaaagtACACTGAAACCTACAGTGGATTTGTTGGAGTGGTG GGAAAGCATTTCACAGCTTCCTTTATCAAGAAGAATTACCtact CTTTGGCTGCAAAGGTGATCTCATCTTGAACATCTTTGAGAATGAAGGAGTTCAACTGGACTC TAAAACTTGGCCAGCAGAAGCCCATGTGGAAGCCACTGCTCTTGCTAAAGCTGGGTTTTTCTGTATAG GAGAAGGTGATAGGGTACAGTGCTTCAACTGTGCAGGTTGCTACAGGAA GGAGAGAAGTGAAGATCCTGTGGAAGAACATGCAACATGGTTCCCCGA GTCCAACTGCTGGGAAGTATCGTAAAGGTCACTGGAAGAGCAACCAGAGAGCCTATCACAGTCTGTACA GCAAACTCCCTGTAAAGCAAATCTTGAAGAGAAAGCAAGCCTACAATCTGTAGGAGCTG ACAGGACACTTGTTGAAAGTCAATGTCTTCAGGAAGCAAAGAACTTGACGGAACAACTTACAAAGGCTCACAATGATAACAGCTTCAGCaaattgttttcctttgggaATGCAAACCATTTGGCTATGGACTTGAAATTACTCTGTAGGATCTTATCAGTTGTCTCAAAGGATATTAATGATCACTCAGTACAGCAGCTCTTTCTTCATGAAATCCTTGCAAACCTTAACTCCACCATTGTGCTGGAAGGTGGAAGTGAAAAAACAGCATTGTTCaggaaaatagcttttctttGAGCCTCAGGCTGCTGCCCCATTCTGAACAGGTATAAGTTCGTCTTTTATCTCTCCCTGAGTTATGCAAGGTCAGATCAGAGCATGGGTGATATATGCAATCATCCAGTAGGATTTGTGGGACCATTAACAGAAACAACTCTAAGAGATGTAATTCAGCCACTGAAAAAACAGGTCTTATTTCTTTTGGATGAGTATAGTAAGATGAATTCAGTGCCCCAAATTGTAAAAGAACTTACACAAATGAACGTTCTCTTCCAGCATTGTTTGGTTGTTGCT agtttgattcCGCGCCACACTAACAAGATGAGAAAAATTCGCAAATATGCACAACCACTTTTAAGCATTGCAGAATTCCCTCTGTCCAGCACTGGGTATGTACTAAAGAAACTGTTCTACGATATTGACCTTGTGGAGCAGCTTCTCTTTCAGCTGGTGCTTGAAAAGTCTATGCAGACCATTCTAAAGACACCACTTTTTATGGTGTCTCTCACTGCATATTGGGTACAGCACCCAAAGCATAACATAATCAGTTATAAGGCTATTTTTAAAGCCTAACACCTGCTCTGTCACTCACTAAAATACATGAA AAAGAAACATATACTGGCTATGTTTTTCTCATGTGGTGAGCTTGCCTTAACCAGTCTTTCTAAGCCATCCTTTAACTTCACTGAGTGTGATCTCTCTAAAGCAGGAGTTGATGGAGATGAAGCTGTTAGGCTGGGTTTACTGAGCAAATTTACTGCCCAAAGACTTCATTCAGTTTATAAATTCTTTCACCCCTTGTTCCAGGAGTTTGTTGCAGGGAGAAGACTGAGTGAGCTCCTGGTTTctgatgaaacagaaaaactgGAGCGAGGGCTTCAGTACTTGCAGCAAGTCAACACATTTAGAAAAGCTGCTGAGTGCTATAGTTTTTTATTGGTCTACACTTGCAGCTTTTCTTCCAAAGCAGTCCCCAAAACTATATcctatttatttaaattgattGACTGCAAGGATTCATTGGAAAGCTAGTCAGAAAATGATGAACATATGCAGAACAATTCAGACCTTCCAATAAGAACGTTCTTCATTGACCAGTTAAGTTTTATTGATCCAAAACTGCTTCTTCCAGTTTTCATTCAGTATTTACTGGACTCTGCTAGTTCTGTAGTTTATGAGAGTAATACTGTTACTCTGTGTGCCCCAATAATTTTTCAGTTCCTAAGAagcaaaggtatttttttaagtCCGTTTTTTATCACCACAAAAATataagttgtgggtttttttcagaattacccaGAATCGCTGTCTCTACTCAGTAGTTTTCAGGTTGCAGGACAAGGAAGTGAACACAAACAAGAATTTAATATATCTGAAATAGGTGCTTGCTATTCTTCACTGGAGATGCCAACAATTGACA GTTATGCTCCTGCTTTTACACATTTTAATGACGTAgcacaaaaaatgaaag gaaaaaaaaaatttaatagctttttttcGCTGGTACAAAGACATCTACCAGACTCCATTGTGTGTCCTTTCCTACTTACAACAGGGAagatgctgcttttaaaatgtacattcagCAACATCAGTTCCTTTCAGGAAGCTGACCTCAGAAATTCGATGacactgttttctgtttcaggttATATTGAACTTCAGCTGAATAAGAGTCCTGGATCTGTAGAAGTTATCCAACCTGCTATTGAACAGTTCaaggaa atttttaaaaaatgtaatttacatcATCTTAACTTGAGGATAACTGAGCAAGAATTACTTCTTTTAATGTCTTTTGTGGAATGTCTTAAGATAGACAGAAAAGAAATGC CAGAACTACTTTTTTCAAATTTGGACAAATTCATCTGCCTGGAAACTGTCAGTGAGTGTGCTAG tCAATATGAGAACTGCAGTGTATTTGATACAATACCTGCTGGCTTCATAAACCTCTGTAACATGAAGAAATTGTTGATGAGCAGAATGAAGCTTGAAAACTGTTCTAGGCTGA TTGAATTTATTAAGAGTTTCCAAGATATCTCTGTTTTTCACCTGGACTGCTCCAGCTACTTCAATTCTGAATTCCTTCTGGCAGCAATTTCTTCATGCaagaaattaacagaaaacaaGTTAACTGTGTCATTTTTGAGAGAttgagattttctttctttag TTGCTGCTCTGCCCAGTTTTGTCTCTCTCA GGCTGGATCTTAAAAGCCAATACTTTGATGACAAGGAAGCTTGTGAAATCATTG GTTGTCTTCTTTCTGCGGCATACAATTTAGGTGCTCTTAATCTGGAGGAGCTCATGCTTCCTGCAGGGAAGGGAATGAAGTCTGCAGCCAAACTGAGTGTTGAGCAGTGTCTACACGTGCTGCACCTCAGATGCTTCTCATTTATCCTATGTCTGGATGATGACAGCTTATTAGAAATAGTTGAGTTTGCAGGAGAGACCTTCAAACATGAAGTAACAGAAGTTACTGCTTCAGGATAA
- the SMN1 gene encoding survival motor neuron protein isoform X1 encodes MADRVLFRRGTGQSDDSDVWDDTALIKAYDKAVASFKNALKNGECSEPSDRQEQRLGMKRKNNKRNRNRKKSNTVPSKQVTSPVNASGTRTWKVGDSCNAVWSEDGNLYLATIAAINQKRGTCVVTYTGYGNQEEQNLSDLLPPASDETNEDETLYSTDESEKSFQSYRNKSNCTRARFSPQNLRFPAAPAAGGLGRPGSKLGASPFFLSCWPPPFPAGPPLIPPPPPMRPDSPEEDEALGSMLIAWYMSGYHTGYYLVCATFVLKCLCNFAFVLLLLFSARS; translated from the exons aTGGCGGACAGGGTGCTGTTCCGGCGCGGGACCGGGCAG AGCGACGACTCGGACGTGTGGGACGACACGGCCCTCATCAAGGCGTACGACAAGGCGGTGGCCTCCTTCAAG AATGCTTTAAAGAACGGAGAGTGTTCTGAGCCTTCGGACAGACAGGAGCAGCGCCTGGggatgaagagaaaaaacaataaaaggaacagaaatagaaaaaagagcAACACAGTGCCTTCGAAACAGGTCACTTCGCCTGTAAATGCGAGTGGTACTCGTACT TGGAAAGTTGGTGACAGCTGTAATGCTGTTTGGTCTGAGGATGGTAATCTGTACCTAGCAACTATTGCCGCCATCAATCAGAAGAGAGGCACATGTGTTGTTACTTACACAGGATATGGAAATCAGGAGGAGCAGAACCTGTCTGATCTACTTCCTCCAGCCAGCGATGAAACA AATGAAGATGAGACTCTGTATTCAACAGATGAAAGTGAAAAATCTTTCCAGTCATATCGAAACAAAAGCAACTGCACAAGAGCAAGATTCTCCCCTCAAAACCTACGTTTtcctgcagcaccagcagccgGAGGCCTGGGAAGG CCTGGATCAAAACTCGGGGCATCTCCATTCTTTTTATCTTGCTGGCCCCCACCCTTCCCAGCAGGACCACCG TTGATTCCTCCTCCACCACCTATGAGGCCAGACTCTCCTGAGGAAGATGAAGCATTGGGAAGCATGTTGATAGCCTGGTACATGAGTGGTTATCACACTGGGTATTATCTGGTATGTGCCACTTTTGTCTTGAAGTGTCTTTGtaattttgcttttgtgttgctgctgctgttctcagcaAGAAGTTAG
- the SMN1 gene encoding survival motor neuron protein isoform X4, translating into MADRVLFRRGTGQSDDSDVWDDTALIKAYDKAVASFKNALKNGECSEPSDRQEQRLGMKRKNNKRNRNRKKSNTVPSKQWKVGDSCNAVWSEDGNLYLATIAAINQKRGTCVVTYTGYGNQEEQNLSDLLPPASDETNEDETLYSTDESEKSFQSYRNKSNCTRARFSPQNLRFPAAPAAGGLGRPGSKLGASPFFLSCWPPPFPAGPPLIPPPPPMRPDSPEEDEALGSMLIAWYMSGYHTGYYLGLKQSRMEAALEREMHAK; encoded by the exons aTGGCGGACAGGGTGCTGTTCCGGCGCGGGACCGGGCAG AGCGACGACTCGGACGTGTGGGACGACACGGCCCTCATCAAGGCGTACGACAAGGCGGTGGCCTCCTTCAAG AATGCTTTAAAGAACGGAGAGTGTTCTGAGCCTTCGGACAGACAGGAGCAGCGCCTGGggatgaagagaaaaaacaataaaaggaacagaaatagaaaaaagagcAACACAGTGCCTTCGAAACAG TGGAAAGTTGGTGACAGCTGTAATGCTGTTTGGTCTGAGGATGGTAATCTGTACCTAGCAACTATTGCCGCCATCAATCAGAAGAGAGGCACATGTGTTGTTACTTACACAGGATATGGAAATCAGGAGGAGCAGAACCTGTCTGATCTACTTCCTCCAGCCAGCGATGAAACA AATGAAGATGAGACTCTGTATTCAACAGATGAAAGTGAAAAATCTTTCCAGTCATATCGAAACAAAAGCAACTGCACAAGAGCAAGATTCTCCCCTCAAAACCTACGTTTtcctgcagcaccagcagccgGAGGCCTGGGAAGG CCTGGATCAAAACTCGGGGCATCTCCATTCTTTTTATCTTGCTGGCCCCCACCCTTCCCAGCAGGACCACCG TTGATTCCTCCTCCACCACCTATGAGGCCAGACTCTCCTGAGGAAGATGAAGCATTGGGAAGCATGTTGATAGCCTGGTACATGAGTGGTTATCACACTGGGTATTATCTG GGTTTAAAACAAAGTCGAATGGAAGCAGCACTGGAGAGAGAAATGCATGCAAAATAA
- the SMN1 gene encoding survival motor neuron protein isoform X3: MADRVLFRRGTGQSDDSDVWDDTALIKAYDKAVASFKNALKNGECSEPSDRQEQRLGMKRKNNKRNRNRKKSNTVPSKQWKVGDSCNAVWSEDGNLYLATIAAINQKRGTCVVTYTGYGNQEEQNLSDLLPPASDETNEDETLYSTDESEKSFQSYRNKSNCTRARFSPQNLRFPAAPAAGGLGRPGSKLGASPFFLSCWPPPFPAGPPLIPPPPPMRPDSPEEDEALGSMLIAWYMSGYHTGYYLVCATFVLKCLCNFAFVLLLLFSARS; the protein is encoded by the exons aTGGCGGACAGGGTGCTGTTCCGGCGCGGGACCGGGCAG AGCGACGACTCGGACGTGTGGGACGACACGGCCCTCATCAAGGCGTACGACAAGGCGGTGGCCTCCTTCAAG AATGCTTTAAAGAACGGAGAGTGTTCTGAGCCTTCGGACAGACAGGAGCAGCGCCTGGggatgaagagaaaaaacaataaaaggaacagaaatagaaaaaagagcAACACAGTGCCTTCGAAACAG TGGAAAGTTGGTGACAGCTGTAATGCTGTTTGGTCTGAGGATGGTAATCTGTACCTAGCAACTATTGCCGCCATCAATCAGAAGAGAGGCACATGTGTTGTTACTTACACAGGATATGGAAATCAGGAGGAGCAGAACCTGTCTGATCTACTTCCTCCAGCCAGCGATGAAACA AATGAAGATGAGACTCTGTATTCAACAGATGAAAGTGAAAAATCTTTCCAGTCATATCGAAACAAAAGCAACTGCACAAGAGCAAGATTCTCCCCTCAAAACCTACGTTTtcctgcagcaccagcagccgGAGGCCTGGGAAGG CCTGGATCAAAACTCGGGGCATCTCCATTCTTTTTATCTTGCTGGCCCCCACCCTTCCCAGCAGGACCACCG TTGATTCCTCCTCCACCACCTATGAGGCCAGACTCTCCTGAGGAAGATGAAGCATTGGGAAGCATGTTGATAGCCTGGTACATGAGTGGTTATCACACTGGGTATTATCTGGTATGTGCCACTTTTGTCTTGAAGTGTCTTTGtaattttgcttttgtgttgctgctgctgttctcagcaAGAAGTTAG